GGCGCTGCAGCCGAGCTGCAGGAAATAAATAATGCCGTCGCATTTGAGGTCCTTGGCCATGTTAACAGTGCTGTCCACCCAGCGGTGGCCCACGCCGGCCCAGGTGTTGCCGTTCAGAAAGCGTGCCAGCTCCTCCAGCGGCTTCAGTTTGCGCCCGTATTCTTTCTCATCTCCGAAAAGGCCGTATTCGGCGCCGAACCAGCGGCTCATCACGCCGAATTGAAGCGCCGGCACAGCCACCCCTCTTTTGGCCAGTAAGTCGAAGGGGTTGAAATAGAAGGGACCGGTCACAGCCCAGAGGAACCTGAGTTTCTCATCTTCCAGCACGCCGTAACCTTTCTCCGCCCGCTCATGCATCTCCTCGGAGAACTGTTTCCAGTACTCGGCGCCCTTCTTGGGGTCCGGGTACATGGAGGGGATCCTGGGCAGGCGGAAGGCATCCTGTCCGGCCAGGGGACAGGGTACCCTTTTCCTCAGCTTATGTATTTCTTTGGCGCAATTATGAGCGATCGTGTCGTATTCAAGGGCATATAAGAGTCTCTCTTCGCTGTATTTGATGCCGGGCACCTTGGCCTCGGCGAACTCGATCATTTCGCCGAGCTGGTCTGTCACATAAGTCAGGCCATCGTCGCTGATCTCGAGAGTGGTATCGATGTGGAAGACGGGCATATTAAAATACTCGCCGATGGCTTTGGGCGATACACACTCCATGGGACAGGCAAATGAGGTGGCGATCACGAAATTGGGGGGTGGGAAGTTCTTACTCACGCAGAGAGCGATGATCACAATGGTTCGGTCACAGGCGTCGTCCGGGAAATTATTTGATCTCAGTATATTGAAGTACTCGGTGGCCAGCATGGTCCTGTCCGCTGCGCCCATGGAGTCTATACCGATGCCTCCCAGCGCGTAAACCAGCGGTGGCAGGTGGTCCGAGTTGATTAAAGGCTTGTTTCCCGTTTTCCAGGCGTCCAGCTGTGCGATCCTCAGGTCGCGCTCCAGCTCATAGAGGAGCTTGTTTGCCTTGATTTTGGTGGCATCGGGATTTGCTGTGATGCGGTCTATCCTTTTTTGATTTCTTGCTATTTCCTGCTCAAGCCAAGTCATATCATTCTCCCTCTAATTATTCTCCAGGCATCGCATTCAGGCTTTAGACTCGATCATCTCGATGAATGCTCCAACCCTGGTCTTTACCTGTCCCACATTGGAGACGACGTACTCCCTGCGATAGGACATCACGGGTATGCCGGCCTCCTCCAGCTTGTTCCTGAAGAAGTTGGCCCGGAATTCGCGGTAGCGCGAGAAGCCCTGCGGGAGCTCGATTACGCCCTGGATATTGTAGTCGCGCACCCAGTGAACAACCTGGTCGACCTGGTCCTGCCAGTTCATCATCCTGGGGCTGGCCGGCTGCATCAGGTATCTCCTTGCCAGGGCCGATACTATCTCCTGGCGCAATATCGGAGAGCTGGCTGAGCCGATCTCAACATGTCTCCAGTAGTGACGGCTGCCGGTATCTAGGTCGTCCATGGCCACGATGCATCCCGCCTCCTCTATGGCCGCCAGGTGCCCGGGATTGTCCAGACGGTCGCTGGATACCAGCAACCGAGGGCGGGACTTTTCCGCGGGTATCTTTCTCTTTTCCAGGTAGGGCAACAGGGCTTCAATCCTGTCATTGAATTCCTCTTTAGGCATCAACATGGCTGCGGTGGTTATGCCCAGCATCTCCGCGCCGGTGAGCGACGGAGCCTCTGTATTCCTGAGCTCATATAGCCTTTTTACCAGGTGCCGCGTTCTTTCAAGGACAGCGATGCTGCGCTTCAAATCCTCATCTGTGATCGGGCGCCCCGCCAGTTTTTCCATCT
The nucleotide sequence above comes from Dehalococcoidia bacterium. Encoded proteins:
- a CDS encoding 2-hydroxyacyl-CoA dehydratase family protein, with the translated sequence MTWLEQEIARNQKRIDRITANPDATKIKANKLLYELERDLRIAQLDAWKTGNKPLINSDHLPPLVYALGGIGIDSMGAADRTMLATEYFNILRSNNFPDDACDRTIVIIALCVSKNFPPPNFVIATSFACPMECVSPKAIGEYFNMPVFHIDTTLEISDDGLTYVTDQLGEMIEFAEAKVPGIKYSEERLLYALEYDTIAHNCAKEIHKLRKRVPCPLAGQDAFRLPRIPSMYPDPKKGAEYWKQFSEEMHERAEKGYGVLEDEKLRFLWAVTGPFYFNPFDLLAKRGVAVPALQFGVMSRWFGAEYGLFGDEKEYGRKLKPLEELARFLNGNTWAGVGHRWVDSTVNMAKDLKCDGIIYFLQLGCSASGGVSRLVAEKAERELGIPTLMLEGRQLDPFYKSQQASEEEMNAFIDLCLNKKKSKSK
- a CDS encoding 2-hydroxyacyl-CoA dehydratase family protein: MHTTLSSEKGLKELTTLGLEANRNKYALQWKKDGKKVAGLLCSYIPEEIVHAAGVLPWHVFGTWQAGTPHANEWRPADTCLYCNHVLEALLTDRLEFLDAVVATDWDQELVRLWDVWRYVEKTPTTLVIDVPIINTDTAVKFLTQQYNKFIGEMEKLAGRPITDEDLKRSIAVLERTRHLVKRLYELRNTEAPSLTGAEMLGITTAAMLMPKEEFNDRIEALLPYLEKRKIPAEKSRPRLLVSSDRLDNPGHLAAIEEAGCIVAMDDLDTGSRHYWRHVEIGSASSPILRQEIVSALARRYLMQPASPRMMNWQDQVDQVVHWVRDYNIQGVIELPQGFSRYREFRANFFRNKLEEAGIPVMSYRREYVVSNVGQVKTRVGAFIEMIESKA